In Pedobacter sp. W3I1, one DNA window encodes the following:
- a CDS encoding RagB/SusD family nutrient uptake outer membrane protein, translating to MKKLTIYICCAIGLSMATSCKKFLDEKPISVSTDLSFWKNESDADKGVAGGYALLRKTLNKANGLAFYAYGDLPTDEFSAANTYRFDNISRMEWGIAVAVAETGDPMMQMRRYDTFYSAIDQANRCIKFIPTIADEKFSAPTTKNNLLGEAYFLRAFNYFYMTRIWGDIPLVTESAVITEAVDIPRTKAADVLAQCIKDVNTAINLLSWDYPNAGNRAVRANKGSAYALLAHIYAWQGDYQNCNSATDKIIDQNFYQYVNRDSYLNIYKGKSTEGIFEIAQSDENEGNTFGIGYYTLKTPYLTTNTNNAIFSINTANLTSFYSDADDKRFKNGFALTNSTDPICIKYSNITYVNGQNVITPVEHNNIIIFRLADIKLLKAEALAALNQFGPARTVLNDVRAQAGLGNWDGTDANLFEGIIDERGRELFLEGHRFYDLVRLARKTGVVKFGDEKMTKSDFEAGKYYWPIDPALMITNKKLTQTPFWSSKL from the coding sequence ATGAAAAAACTAACTATATATATATGCTGTGCAATTGGATTGAGCATGGCTACTTCATGCAAGAAGTTTCTTGATGAAAAACCGATCAGCGTATCTACCGACCTTAGCTTTTGGAAAAACGAGAGTGATGCGGATAAAGGCGTAGCGGGCGGGTATGCACTACTGAGAAAAACCTTGAACAAGGCAAACGGACTTGCCTTTTATGCCTATGGTGATTTGCCGACCGACGAATTCTCTGCGGCAAACACTTACCGTTTCGACAACATTTCCAGGATGGAGTGGGGAATAGCTGTTGCTGTTGCAGAAACAGGAGACCCAATGATGCAGATGAGAAGATACGACACCTTCTATTCAGCAATAGACCAGGCCAACCGCTGCATTAAATTTATCCCAACCATAGCCGACGAAAAATTTTCTGCTCCGACAACAAAGAACAACCTGTTGGGCGAGGCTTATTTTTTAAGGGCTTTCAATTATTTTTATATGACCAGGATTTGGGGTGATATTCCATTGGTTACCGAATCTGCAGTAATTACCGAGGCGGTAGATATTCCGCGAACCAAAGCAGCCGATGTTTTGGCACAATGTATAAAAGATGTAAATACGGCAATAAATCTGCTCAGCTGGGATTACCCCAATGCTGGAAATAGAGCAGTTAGAGCTAATAAAGGATCTGCTTATGCCCTATTGGCTCACATATATGCATGGCAGGGAGATTACCAGAATTGTAACAGTGCAACTGATAAAATCATTGATCAGAATTTTTATCAATATGTAAACAGAGATTCATATTTAAATATATACAAAGGTAAATCTACCGAAGGTATTTTTGAAATTGCACAAAGTGATGAAAACGAAGGCAATACGTTTGGCATTGGCTACTATACTTTAAAAACGCCTTATTTAACCACCAATACAAACAATGCTATTTTCTCGATCAACACTGCAAACTTAACCAGTTTTTATAGCGATGCAGACGACAAACGGTTTAAAAACGGTTTTGCTTTAACCAATTCAACAGATCCGATATGTATTAAATACTCCAATATCACCTATGTTAACGGACAGAATGTAATTACACCAGTGGAGCATAACAATATCATTATTTTCAGATTAGCCGACATTAAACTCCTTAAAGCAGAAGCACTTGCGGCCTTGAACCAATTTGGCCCGGCCAGAACTGTGCTTAATGATGTGCGTGCCCAGGCCGGCTTAGGCAACTGGGACGGAACAGATGCCAATTTGTTTGAAGGTATAATAGATGAGCGCGGACGCGAACTTTTCCTCGAAGGACATCGCTTTTATGATTTGGTAAGATTAGCAAGAAAAACAGGGGTCGTAAAATTCGGAGATGAAAAAATGACCAAATCTGATTTCGAAGCCGGGAAATATTACTGGCCTATCGATCCTGCATTAATGATTACAAACAAAAAACTAACCCAAACTCCTTTCTGGAGTTCTAAGCTTTAA
- a CDS encoding DUF5007 domain-containing protein, whose product MKKKYIISSISVLALFGILLSCAKVEKGFISDFMYYSPNPLIATQGNVTNSKPLELDGSTGPVKVKLLAVRNLATGQPAPELLKEYIIKQFNGQITTADSTVELVNKKIVLKPSTALEVNEIGGRISLSQATTNVATGDYVIDVEVTNIKGTRSILNACKIQLLPKSHYTLDAGPFFTTSDAAAETGFSASSTLPVTITYDNKGPNKIRFVFLDKNGLTFDPSAGQVVTRGDRGNFSQMNPYFPVVRTTTALEWEFIDLPNGFPIKDGNNGTGNYYRIPARFTVENRNANPVFFGFKALSAGSYTVTIQIPGITKKP is encoded by the coding sequence ATGAAAAAAAAATATATCATTTCATCCATATCTGTTCTTGCATTATTTGGCATTTTGCTGAGCTGCGCAAAGGTAGAAAAAGGATTTATTAGCGATTTTATGTACTACAGTCCTAACCCTTTGATTGCCACACAAGGAAATGTGACGAACTCAAAACCCCTTGAACTGGATGGCTCAACCGGGCCTGTAAAAGTTAAGCTTTTGGCTGTACGAAATCTGGCAACGGGCCAACCAGCACCCGAATTGCTAAAAGAATATATCATTAAACAATTTAACGGGCAGATTACTACAGCCGACTCAACGGTGGAACTGGTTAATAAAAAAATTGTGCTCAAACCTTCTACGGCATTAGAAGTGAATGAAATTGGTGGCAGAATATCGCTTTCGCAGGCAACAACAAATGTAGCAACCGGAGATTACGTTATTGATGTTGAGGTTACCAATATAAAAGGCACACGCAGCATTTTAAATGCCTGCAAAATACAATTGTTACCGAAAAGCCATTACACACTTGATGCCGGCCCATTTTTCACCACCTCTGATGCAGCAGCAGAAACCGGCTTTTCGGCTTCGAGCACGCTGCCGGTTACCATCACCTATGATAATAAAGGACCAAATAAAATCAGATTTGTATTTTTAGACAAGAATGGACTCACCTTTGATCCTTCCGCAGGGCAAGTGGTAACCAGGGGAGATAGAGGTAATTTTTCGCAAATGAACCCATATTTCCCAGTGGTAAGAACAACAACTGCACTCGAATGGGAGTTTATAGATCTGCCAAACGGTTTCCCTATTAAGGATGGAAATAATGGAACAGGAAATTATTACCGGATCCCTGCAAGGTTTACGGTAGAAAACAGGAATGCAAATCCGGTATTTTTTGGTTTCAAAGCATTATCAGCGGGTAGTTACACTGTAACCATCCAAATTCCTGGTATTACCAAAAAACCTTAG
- a CDS encoding DUF6055 domain-containing protein — MCYLLSNRSLTKRSVSAPNYQQVITLGLLLVMVFCNTVWGQETNSGLSKTVNTPKQRYIPAKIWMVPEGNDFTNDAHEFSYKRMVESDNIAIFWSKEFGPDLSKNTDPAARLDMDQVLKECDRFYNFYVDTLGFVNKGNSVTDLYKLLIFVFKGKEGTAFGGGEENKIGIAWTPLARISKAPFGALVHEIGHSFQYLVSADGAWAFTSAAKGSHGQSIFEMTSQFMLWHVYPEWMTFENYHLEAYLKKTHYAFLHETNQYHSPYVLEYWANKHGIKFIGKLWQQALKGEDAVMAYKRITGTDQKNFNDEMHQAAAKFITWDLDQAKKAAKTYANQHATVLDSLPDAWYRILPGNCPQNYGYNSIRLKTPEEGTEIKLKFKGLAGANGFRKVNLAYAGWRYSFLAVKYNGERVYGKIHDTSEGSARFTVPKNTQYLWLAVSGAPTTHWEHITDGKDENDEQWPYQIKLKGTTVAEITSVIQKK, encoded by the coding sequence ATGTGTTATTTATTATCTAACAGATCACTTACTAAGAGATCGGTATCCGCTCCAAACTACCAACAGGTAATAACCTTAGGATTACTTTTGGTGATGGTTTTCTGCAACACAGTATGGGGTCAGGAAACGAATTCTGGCTTATCAAAAACAGTTAACACGCCAAAACAACGTTATATTCCCGCTAAAATATGGATGGTGCCCGAAGGAAATGATTTCACCAACGATGCACATGAATTCAGTTATAAACGAATGGTCGAATCAGATAATATTGCCATTTTCTGGTCGAAAGAATTTGGGCCGGATCTCTCTAAAAATACTGATCCTGCTGCCCGCTTGGATATGGATCAGGTTTTAAAAGAGTGTGATCGGTTTTACAATTTTTATGTGGATACGCTGGGTTTTGTGAATAAAGGGAACTCGGTAACCGATCTATACAAACTTTTGATTTTCGTATTTAAGGGAAAGGAAGGCACAGCATTTGGTGGCGGCGAAGAAAATAAAATAGGCATTGCCTGGACTCCCCTGGCCCGTATCAGCAAAGCCCCTTTCGGCGCATTGGTGCACGAAATAGGCCACTCGTTTCAATACCTGGTTAGTGCCGATGGGGCCTGGGCTTTTACTTCGGCAGCTAAAGGAAGCCATGGGCAGTCTATTTTCGAAATGACCTCCCAATTTATGCTCTGGCATGTTTATCCGGAATGGATGACTTTTGAAAATTATCATTTGGAGGCCTACCTAAAAAAAACTCATTATGCCTTTCTGCACGAGACCAATCAATATCACTCGCCATATGTATTGGAGTATTGGGCCAACAAACATGGAATTAAGTTTATTGGTAAGCTGTGGCAACAAGCTTTAAAAGGCGAAGATGCGGTTATGGCCTACAAACGGATCACGGGAACGGACCAGAAAAATTTTAACGATGAAATGCATCAGGCTGCAGCTAAATTTATTACCTGGGATTTAGACCAGGCTAAAAAAGCAGCCAAAACTTATGCCAACCAACATGCAACAGTTTTAGATTCATTGCCAGATGCCTGGTACCGGATATTGCCGGGTAATTGTCCACAAAACTACGGATATAACAGCATAAGATTAAAAACCCCCGAAGAAGGAACAGAAATCAAACTAAAATTTAAAGGTTTGGCAGGAGCAAATGGTTTTAGGAAAGTAAACCTGGCTTACGCCGGTTGGCGGTACAGTTTCCTTGCGGTAAAATATAATGGCGAACGTGTTTATGGTAAAATCCATGATACCAGCGAAGGTTCAGCCAGGTTTACCGTACCAAAAAACACACAATATTTATGGCTTGCGGTAAGTGGCGCACCAACTACACACTGGGAACATATTACAGATGGAAAAGATGAAAACGACGAACAATGGCCTTATCAAATTAAGCTTAAAGGTACCACGGTAGCAGAAATTACATCTGTGATACAAAAGAAATAA
- a CDS encoding family 43 glycosylhydrolase: MKNIYLNLFILFLLCCSFQPAMAQSQHLARGQGNPVIPGYFADPTVKKFRDTYYIYATTDGNGGGFGPSQVWTSKDFVNWTMQDMNWPTTHHYWAPDATQGPDGKYYLYYCQPVEIFGASSATPVGPWTSLLAPGKPIVSNFMVPKVITLDGQTFKDDDGKYYMYWGTWGIYPGHGCGVGLLNDDMKSFSKLAQIPNTDAKDFFEAPFVFKRKNIYYLTYSSGYCEDGTYRVQYATATNPMGPFKYAQDNPILATNGDGTVHGPGHQSVLQQGDDFYLVYHRHNNPHNDGGYHRQVAADKIIFDEKGNILKLVPTHSGIGYLAKNANSHPNLALGKTAVASSSYDQDFKPEFAFDDNNGTLWKAKNNIGPSWLQIDLGRAYNVKSVHTQFEYATWYYQYKIEYSLDGKTWGLYMDRSKNTKHGSPMIDFGNVKARYLRTTILRTEYPGLNKAIWNIKVFDNAEYNPVMNTSIKKWESLQRFEPKGLLVDLNFDHLRIGSIAAHVQNNGKLAGVFSANGTNKPVTSMIGGKKALVFSGTERLSSSVRAPSSMLGNSSYSVSMWVLNPEIGKEETIVSWTGRGGVNLSNAAVGYGNSKGAGAATHLGWADLGYRNLPNANEWHLITMVFDGTMERIYVDGKLDRAERRMLFVNNLTRFLVGGNDDGTSGFSGALASLKIYDVPLTDAQINKAYTKGLDNSTAVYADAKNLEYGKLANWPNNGAALGELVCKGNVEVADVNGKIAAVLANGSKVLMGDRIIKEVDFSKPFSAVFSLLPALGSKTDLFFGKGNKAVRIVGNGRWQQVICSFSQGKFQVFINGKPTSYALVRNNQSDQRILIESSGGRPGATTAISSISIYSFGLDHPGCLKEFNFWEQTLSTSNLKASFASKPSAVTTNMVYMVADKPKLPGSDLEYLFQNDKDKGDAKWVRSSDYIDFSVFPQSNYSYTVKIRDNFGNVTQTSLPFVVRTDSSQFSIRKQSGVARSVPATKDGLSGTSWDGLLGNADTVTQQSGILKMVSHNTFWDGSESTGPFAYHNVEGDFIAEVTLSDMMGLREKKAYGANEAGIMVKASTNGRMLLQNGIMPGWGVGNIVTDLGNGGRRQTNNLSGWAFYKHLQIQRAGNTFFMRGSSDGKAWVDLPGSPVKRDDLGTGLQVGVYHATYGDASGDASFSGFKIIQKK, from the coding sequence ATGAAAAACATTTATCTAAACCTCTTCATTCTTTTTCTCCTATGCTGCTCTTTCCAACCTGCAATGGCGCAATCTCAGCATTTAGCCAGGGGGCAGGGCAATCCTGTTATACCAGGTTATTTTGCAGATCCAACGGTGAAAAAATTTAGAGATACTTATTATATTTATGCAACAACCGATGGCAATGGAGGCGGATTTGGACCTTCGCAGGTGTGGACTTCAAAAGATTTTGTGAACTGGACCATGCAGGATATGAACTGGCCAACAACCCACCATTACTGGGCACCGGATGCAACACAAGGGCCTGACGGAAAGTATTATCTATACTACTGTCAGCCAGTTGAAATATTCGGTGCATCTTCAGCAACACCGGTTGGTCCATGGACATCGCTTTTAGCACCCGGAAAACCAATAGTTTCAAATTTTATGGTACCCAAGGTGATTACACTTGACGGACAGACTTTTAAAGATGACGACGGTAAGTATTATATGTATTGGGGCACCTGGGGCATTTATCCGGGCCATGGGTGCGGTGTTGGCTTATTGAATGACGACATGAAGTCGTTTTCAAAACTTGCGCAGATCCCAAATACCGATGCAAAAGACTTTTTCGAGGCTCCATTTGTATTCAAAAGAAAGAATATTTATTATCTCACTTATTCATCTGGCTATTGCGAAGATGGAACTTACAGGGTACAGTATGCAACTGCAACCAATCCGATGGGACCTTTTAAGTATGCCCAGGATAATCCGATCCTCGCCACAAATGGCGATGGAACGGTGCATGGGCCAGGGCATCAGTCTGTTCTGCAGCAGGGAGATGATTTCTACCTGGTTTATCACCGGCATAATAACCCACACAACGACGGTGGCTATCACAGGCAGGTAGCGGCGGATAAAATAATCTTCGATGAAAAAGGAAACATACTGAAGCTGGTACCTACACATTCCGGAATCGGCTATTTGGCAAAAAATGCGAATTCGCATCCAAATCTGGCGCTGGGCAAAACTGCTGTGGCCTCTTCATCTTATGATCAGGATTTTAAACCAGAATTTGCATTCGATGATAATAACGGAACTTTATGGAAAGCCAAAAATAATATCGGTCCCTCATGGCTCCAGATCGATTTAGGCAGAGCTTATAATGTTAAAAGTGTGCACACTCAATTTGAATATGCTACCTGGTACTATCAATACAAAATTGAATATTCACTCGATGGCAAAACATGGGGACTGTACATGGATAGGAGTAAAAACACCAAACATGGGAGTCCGATGATCGATTTTGGAAACGTTAAGGCCAGATATCTGCGGACAACAATTTTACGGACAGAATATCCGGGCTTAAATAAGGCGATATGGAATATTAAGGTTTTCGACAATGCCGAATATAATCCGGTAATGAATACCAGCATCAAAAAATGGGAATCTTTGCAACGTTTCGAACCGAAGGGACTGTTAGTGGATCTGAACTTTGATCATCTTCGGATAGGATCAATAGCAGCCCATGTTCAAAATAATGGAAAATTAGCCGGTGTGTTTTCTGCTAACGGAACAAATAAGCCGGTTACTTCAATGATAGGTGGAAAGAAAGCTTTGGTTTTCTCTGGCACCGAGCGCTTATCATCATCCGTTCGTGCACCTTCATCTATGCTGGGGAACAGCAGTTATAGTGTGAGTATGTGGGTGCTGAACCCAGAGATTGGTAAAGAAGAAACAATCGTTTCTTGGACAGGTAGGGGTGGTGTTAATTTAAGTAATGCTGCGGTAGGTTATGGGAATAGTAAAGGTGCAGGCGCTGCCACCCATCTAGGCTGGGCTGATTTAGGATACAGGAATTTACCGAACGCTAATGAGTGGCATCTGATTACCATGGTTTTTGATGGGACAATGGAACGCATATATGTTGATGGGAAATTGGATAGGGCAGAAAGAAGGATGCTTTTTGTGAATAATCTTACCAGATTTCTTGTTGGAGGCAATGATGATGGAACCTCGGGGTTTTCTGGTGCATTAGCCTCCCTAAAAATTTATGATGTTCCATTAACCGATGCACAGATTAACAAAGCTTATACAAAAGGATTAGACAATAGTACAGCGGTATATGCAGATGCAAAAAACCTTGAATATGGGAAATTAGCAAACTGGCCCAATAATGGGGCAGCTTTGGGAGAACTGGTGTGTAAAGGGAATGTGGAAGTGGCCGATGTTAATGGGAAAATAGCTGCTGTATTGGCCAATGGTAGTAAAGTCCTCATGGGAGATAGAATTATAAAAGAGGTCGATTTTTCAAAACCATTTAGTGCTGTTTTTTCTCTTTTGCCTGCTCTTGGTTCAAAAACAGATCTGTTTTTTGGTAAAGGAAATAAAGCCGTAAGGATAGTGGGCAACGGAAGGTGGCAACAGGTAATCTGTTCTTTTTCTCAGGGCAAGTTCCAGGTGTTCATCAACGGTAAACCGACCAGTTATGCACTGGTCCGTAATAATCAAAGCGACCAGCGTATTTTGATTGAATCTTCTGGCGGAAGACCAGGTGCTACAACAGCAATATCATCAATTTCTATATATAGTTTTGGCCTTGATCATCCTGGTTGCTTAAAAGAATTTAATTTTTGGGAACAAACCTTAAGCACTAGCAACTTAAAAGCATCATTTGCCTCAAAGCCATCAGCGGTTACGACAAATATGGTCTACATGGTTGCAGATAAACCTAAACTGCCAGGCAGTGATCTCGAATATCTTTTTCAAAACGATAAAGATAAAGGGGATGCAAAATGGGTGCGGTCATCAGATTATATTGATTTTTCGGTCTTTCCACAAAGTAATTATAGTTATACAGTGAAAATCAGGGATAATTTTGGAAATGTTACCCAAACGTCTCTTCCCTTTGTTGTTAGAACAGATTCTTCACAATTTTCGATCAGAAAACAGAGTGGGGTGGCCCGGTCAGTTCCGGCAACAAAAGATGGCCTGTCAGGGACTTCCTGGGATGGTTTATTAGGAAATGCAGATACCGTTACACAACAATCGGGTATCCTAAAGATGGTTTCGCACAATACATTTTGGGATGGATCGGAGTCAACGGGGCCCTTTGCCTACCACAATGTGGAGGGTGATTTTATCGCCGAGGTAACGCTTTCAGATATGATGGGGCTCAGGGAGAAGAAAGCTTATGGTGCAAATGAGGCAGGTATAATGGTTAAAGCTTCAACAAATGGAAGAATGCTTTTACAAAACGGCATTATGCCTGGCTGGGGCGTTGGAAATATTGTTACCGACCTTGGGAATGGTGGCAGAAGGCAGACGAACAACCTCTCTGGATGGGCTTTTTACAAACATCTGCAGATACAGCGGGCAGGAAATACATTTTTTATGCGTGGCAGCAGTGATGGAAAGGCTTGGGTAGATCTTCCCGGCAGCCCGGTAAAAAGAGATGATCTGGGAACTGGCTTACAGGTTGGCGTTTACCATGCTACCTATGGTGATGCTTCTGGTGATGCATCTTTTAGCGGTTTTAAGATTATCCAAAAGAAATAA
- a CDS encoding DUF72 domain-containing protein: MDQKIEGYYAGTSGLLLPVPNKLHYPEEFRERSRLCYYGSLMNSIEINSSFYKIPMASTVKKWSEEVPDDFRFTFKLFKGITHSPKLGFDTADIAKFMEVIANAGHKRGCILVQFPPSIRIADFPQLSRLMTSLREFDPENKWKIALEFRHASLYVEEVMELLAENCLGMVTHDKGAAPSALDDTDSDFRYLRFHGPGGNYRGSYPEDVLAEYASYIVDWLSEKKQVFVYFNNTMGDAYGNFNTLRDFVRDLI; the protein is encoded by the coding sequence ATGGATCAAAAAATAGAAGGTTATTACGCTGGTACAAGTGGACTGCTATTGCCTGTGCCCAATAAACTGCATTATCCCGAGGAATTCAGGGAACGGTCTAGATTGTGCTATTATGGCTCGTTGATGAATAGCATCGAAATTAATAGCTCGTTTTATAAAATTCCGATGGCCTCCACGGTAAAAAAATGGAGTGAAGAGGTTCCGGATGATTTTCGCTTTACCTTTAAACTTTTTAAGGGTATTACTCATTCTCCGAAGTTGGGGTTTGATACTGCGGATATCGCGAAGTTTATGGAAGTAATCGCTAATGCTGGTCATAAAAGGGGATGTATCCTGGTTCAGTTTCCACCAAGTATAAGAATAGCCGATTTTCCCCAGCTCTCTCGTTTAATGACGAGTCTTCGCGAGTTTGATCCGGAAAATAAGTGGAAGATTGCATTGGAATTCAGGCATGCTTCACTTTATGTGGAAGAGGTTATGGAGTTACTGGCGGAAAATTGCCTTGGCATGGTCACTCACGATAAGGGGGCTGCACCAAGCGCCTTAGATGACACCGATAGCGATTTTCGTTACCTGAGGTTTCACGGACCAGGTGGCAATTATAGGGGCAGTTATCCTGAAGATGTGCTTGCCGAATATGCGAGTTATATTGTTGATTGGTTATCGGAAAAAAAACAAGTTTTTGTTTATTTTAACAATACAATGGGGGATGCCTATGGAAACTTTAACACCTTAAGAGATTTTGTCAGGGATCTTATTTAA